The Streptomyces sp. NBC_00286 nucleotide sequence TCACCGATGCTGGCGACCGCGTCCGTACGCTCACTGGGGCGCCGCCTCACGCGCGCAGGGCGCACGGACGGCCTAGTGGCGCACGTCGTGCATTACCGGTTCCGCGGCTGGAACGGCAGCGAGGCGCATCTCGCGCACGACGCCGCATGGGCCGCAGACGAGGTCGTACGCCGCTACGGGGACGTACCCGTGTGTCTCACCGGGCTCGACATGGGCGGGCGGGCCGCCCTCCACGCGGCCGGGCACAGTGCCGTCAACTCCGTGCTGTCGCTGTCTCCTTGGCTGCCGGAGGACGATGTGGCGGCGGCCGAGGAACCCGTGAAGCAACTCGGTGGGCGGCGGGTGCTGATCGTGCACGGGACGATGGATGCGCGCAGCGATCCGGAGTTGTCGTTTCGGCTCGCGGCGCGGGCGAAGAAGGCGAACCGGGATATCTGTCGGTTCGAGGTGCACTCCGACGGGCATGGGCTGTCCCAGCATCGGGAGGAAGTCCTCGCGCTGGCTGAGGACTTCGTGATGGGGGCGTTGTTCGGGCGGGGGTTTTCGCGGCCTGTTGAGGATGCGTTTGCGGCTCCGCCTCCGTTGGGGTTGCGGATGCCACTTGCCTCCGGCTTTGGGAAGTCTCTTCGCCGTTAGGGCTTGGCGTCGTGGACGCGTGCGGGTCCGTCGTGGCTTGTCGCTCCCCCACTCTCGAATTCGCTCGAGCGGGGGGACCCCCATCGCGGCGGAGCCGCACATTGATACGGCCCCGCGCCCCTATAGGGGCACCCCAGCGGGACCCGCCTTGGAAAGTTGCCGTCAGTCCGGGAGCAAGTTGCCCCTTCTCGACAGTAGGAACTTCTTGAAGGCTGCCACCGGTGGGGTGTCCGGGTGGCCCTCCAGCCAGGCGACTCCGATCTCGCGGGCCGCTCGTGGGGCGGTGACCGTGAGTTCGACAACTCCTGGGCGGGGTACGGCCGGTGGGGGCAGGAGGGCTACTCCCAGCCCTGCCGCCACCAGGCCACGCAGCGTTTCGGCTTCCTCGCCCTCGAAGGCGATACGGGGGCGGAAGCCGGCCTCCTTGCAAAGGTCGTCGGTGATGCGGCGGAGGCCGTAGCCGGGTTCCAGGGTGACGAAGGTTTCCTCGGCGGCCTCGGCCAGGCGGACGCGCTTGCGGGCGGCGAGGTGGTGGTCGGCGGGGACCACGAGGCGCAGCTTCTGCTCGTCGAGGCGGCGGGCCACGAGGTCGGGGGCGTCCGGCACCGGGGAGGTGAGGCAGAGATCCAGCTCGCCCGAACGCAGCCGCTCGATCATGGCCTCGCCGTAGTTCTGTACGAGGCTGAAGCGGACGCGTGGATGGTCGGCCCGGAAGGCGCGGATCAGCCCGGGAACGGTTTCGGAGCCCATGGTGTGCAGAAAGCCGAAGGCGACCTTGCCGGAGGTGGCGTCGGCGTCGGCCCGTACCGCGTCGGCCGCGCGCTCGATCTCGGCGAGCGCCCGCTCCACAGAGGTGAGGAACGTACGCCCGGCCGAGGTGAGCGAGACCGTACGGCCCCGGCGGGCGAACAGGTCGACGCCCAGGTCCTGTTCGAGGCGGACCATGGCGCGGGACAGGGTGGACTGCGGGACCTGCATCTCCTGCGCGGCACGGGTGACGTGCTCGGTGCGGGCGACTCCCGCGAAGTACGCCAGGCGTGGAGCGAGCAGCGCGACGATGTCTTCTGTGTCACTGGATGGTGACAGGTGAGGCTCTGACCTCTGCTGATGCTTCATGGGAACGATTATGGCGATTCCATGCATTGGACGGATGAGAGGGCGTTCTTTAGGTTCGAGGCATGCCTTACGTCAGTACCCAGGCGTCCACCACCGTGGGCGCCGCCTCGACTGTTTCCGTATCGTCCGCCGCCTCCGCCACCGACTCCCGTATGGCTCCGGGTGGGCCCGGCTACCGCCGGATGAGCTTCGCCCTGTTCCTCGCGGGTGTCGCGACCTTCGCGCTGCTCTACTCCACGCAGGCCCTTCTTCCCTTGATCTCAAGCGACTTCGGGGTGACGGTGAGTGCGGCGAGTTGGACGGTGTCGGCGGCGACCGGGGCGCTGGCGCTGTTCGTCCTGCCGATGAGCGCGCTGTCGGAGCGGTTCGGGCGGCGTACGGTCATGACGGCGTCGCTGGGGATCGCGGTGATCGTGGGGCTGCTGGTTCCCTTCGCGCCGTCGGTGGGCTCGCTGATCGCGTTGC carries:
- a CDS encoding LysR family transcriptional regulator — its product is MKHQQRSEPHLSPSSDTEDIVALLAPRLAYFAGVARTEHVTRAAQEMQVPQSTLSRAMVRLEQDLGVDLFARRGRTVSLTSAGRTFLTSVERALAEIERAADAVRADADATSGKVAFGFLHTMGSETVPGLIRAFRADHPRVRFSLVQNYGEAMIERLRSGELDLCLTSPVPDAPDLVARRLDEQKLRLVVPADHHLAARKRVRLAEAAEETFVTLEPGYGLRRITDDLCKEAGFRPRIAFEGEEAETLRGLVAAGLGVALLPPPAVPRPGVVELTVTAPRAAREIGVAWLEGHPDTPPVAAFKKFLLSRRGNLLPD
- a CDS encoding alpha/beta hydrolase, which translates into the protein MAQQATPVRRARLGRALGPEPTAVSGVVLLLPGGEEASARRPSPMLATASVRSLGRRLTRAGRTDGLVAHVVHYRFRGWNGSEAHLAHDAAWAADEVVRRYGDVPVCLTGLDMGGRAALHAAGHSAVNSVLSLSPWLPEDDVAAAEEPVKQLGGRRVLIVHGTMDARSDPELSFRLAARAKKANRDICRFEVHSDGHGLSQHREEVLALAEDFVMGALFGRGFSRPVEDAFAAPPPLGLRMPLASGFGKSLRR